A region of Rhodamnia argentea isolate NSW1041297 chromosome 9, ASM2092103v1, whole genome shotgun sequence DNA encodes the following proteins:
- the LOC115755415 gene encoding transcription factor MYB82-like, giving the protein MVRNPFRPNKSNYTRVKKGAWSEEEDQKLIAYIKRYGIWNWTHMPTPAGLARTGKSCRLRWMNYLRPNIRHGNITKEEEDLIIELHRLLGNKWAAITARLPGRTDNEIKNYWNTHLKKRVGNRNKLQIPTACVIKVNPDHNDSSSPPYASLPTTDTPKSEPHIGSQDELPTMSANSFCTSHGVHRDDKTLENSWYSPCSMIEEEESLWEQFLVLRDLEFLVNFGGTYMHSGATDSALVCM; this is encoded by the exons ATGGTGAGAAATCCATTTAGACCCAACAAGAGCAACTATACAAGAGTGAAGAAGGGCGCTTGGAGTGAGGAAGAAGATCAGAAGCTCATCGCTTATATCAAGAGATATGGCATTTGGAACTGGACTCACATGCCCACACCTGCTG GTTTGGCAAGAACTGGGAAAAGCTGTAGACTTCGGTGGATGAACTATCTGAGGCCTAACATCAGGCATGGAAACATCACCAAAGAAGAGGAGGATCTGATCATCGAGCTGCATCGACTTCTTGGAAATAA ATGGGCGGCAATAACAGCTAGACTTCCTGGACGGACTGATAATGAAATAAAGAATTATTGGAACACCCACTTGAAGAAACGTGTCGGCAACAGGAACAAGTTGCAAATTCCGACCGCATGTGTTATTAAAGTTAATCCCGATCACAATGACAGTTCATCCCCTCCATATGCATCTCTTCCCACCACTGATACTCCGAAATCAGAACCCCACATTGGATCTCAAGATGAACTTCCAACAATGAGTGCAAATAGCTTCTGCACCTCTCATGGAGTTCACCGTGATGACAAAACCTTGGAGAATAGTTGGTATTCACCATGCAGCatgattgaagaagaagaaagcttgTGGGAACAATTTCTTGTGCTGAGAGatcttgaatttttagtgaatttcgGTGGCACATACATGCATTCAGGAGCTACGGACTCCGCCCTTGTGTGCATGTAA